One Amphiprion ocellaris isolate individual 3 ecotype Okinawa chromosome 5, ASM2253959v1, whole genome shotgun sequence genomic region harbors:
- the eps8l3a gene encoding epidermal growth factor receptor kinase substrate 8-like protein 3 isoform X2, translating into MYRSNSPFGHDTSSYAGSIPSTGYSTMDEVSSQVSGLSRPSAKSIYLQRMDYATSLNKMMDKFQYRVEHLFTCELDGREMRNIRDCVERLKLLEEMGRVWGQNMLLEVRDANLLLTDIESKEELDSLALSDIHDLQAVLDAGVFNSLLTVSVQQRRKHTTTVYMFQCDDIRADYVQRNLLQALSRKTEDSSISRNEGLTGRERVRASNKPVVEPVPQWSNPDYDDFSEIDLDDDRASTEVPTPLPTYREEPLPPPRPYTELDRNVDILNHIFNDIEIFMGQVAAAEAKNTKKKKKKKKGKDMEGMPSTEEFATCLHKVKCGFNLLGELNGQISNPSAADFVHSLFSTLAFVVPHCPETLSSNIVAPLLTPQCIRLMSEEASTEEDELWQSLGDPWNIPSTQWPEDDEDIPTYTLVFFDGWQPPEVNEEPGPGEPVRRQASMRRQENQPPAPSQASKWTSPRSPQQARPGERKKMRVKHDFTSRNMRELTVRKGEMVELLDMSKQWWKVRNNRGEEGFVPNNILESDEDKPVQDSEVPPVLTKRATPAQVKAWLEDKGFSKITVRCLGGLSGSMLLGMTRQELKSVCPEEGGRVFYQLQLVKSALAVASLERST; encoded by the exons ATGTACAGGTCTAACAGTCCCTTTGGCCATGACACCAGCAGCTATGCAGGATCCATCCCATCCAC TGGTTATTCCACGATGGATGAGGTGTCATCACAGGTATCAGGCCTGTCAAGGCCCAGTGCAAAGTCAATTTACT TGCAGAGGATGGATTATGCAACATCATTAAACAAGATGATGGATAAATTTCAGTACAGAGTGGAG CACTTATTTACTTGTGAGCTGGATGGGAGGGAGATGAGAAACATCAGAGACTGTGTGGAGCGTctgaagctgctggaggagatgGGTCGTGTGTGGGGTCAGAACATGCTGCTGGAGGTGCGAGATGCCAACCTGCTGCTCACAGACATCGAAAGCAAG gAGGAGCTGGATTCTTTGGCTCTCAGTGACATCCACGACCTACAGGCTGTGCTGGACGCTGGCGTGTTCAACTCCCTGCTCACAGTGTCTGTCCAACAAAGGAGAAAACACACCACTACTGTCTACATGTTCCAGTGTGACGATATCAGG GCTGATTACGTTCAGAGGAATCTCTTACAAGCACTGTCACGCAAGACAGAGGACTCAAGCATCAG CAGGAATGAAGGACTGACTGGACGTGAAAGAGTGAGAGCATCTAACAAACCTGTGGTTGAGCCGGTGCCACAGTGGAGTAATCCTGACTATG ATGATTTCTCTGAGATTGACCTGGACGATGACAGAGCTTCAACAGAGGTACCAACTCCACTGCCAACTTACCGTGAAGAACCTTTACCTCCTCCTCGCCCGTACACAGAGCTGGACAGGAATGTG GATATTTTGAATCATATTTTCAATGACATAGAAATCTTCATGGGACAAGTAGCTGCAGCAGAagctaaaaatacaaagaaaaagaagaaaaagaaaaaaggaaaag aCATGGAGGGAATGCCCAGCACAGAAGAATTTGCTACATGTCTCCATAAAGTCAAATGTGGTTTCAACCTTCTG GGGGAGCTTAATGGACAGATCAGTAATCCCAGTGCTGCTGATTTTGTTCACTCCTTGTTCTCCACATTAGCATTT GTAGTACCTCACTGTCCTGAAACTCTGTCATCGAACATCGTGGCGCCGCTGCTGACGCCTCAATGTATTCGTCTCATGAGTGAAGAGGCGTCTACGGAGGAGGACGAGCTGTGGCAGAGTCTGGGAGACCCCTGGAACATCCCCAG TACCCAGTGGCCAGAGGATGATGAGGACATCCCGACCTACACTCTGGTGTTCTTTGATGGCTGGCAGCCCCCCGAAGTAAATGAAGAACCTGGACCTGGGGAACCTGTAAGGAGACAGGCATCTATGAGGAGACAGGAGAATCAACCACCTGCACCCAGCCAG GCTTCCAAGTGGACATCACCACGTTCTCCACAACAAGCACG CCCAGGTGAGAGAAAGAAGATGCGTGTTAAGCATGATTTCACTTCCAGAAACATGAGAGAGCTCACCGTCAGAAAAGGAGAAATGGTCGAG ctgctggacaTGTCGAAGCAGTGGTGGAAAGTGAGGAACAACAGAGGGGAGGAAGGCTTCGTACCCAATAATATTCTGGAGTCTGATGAGGACAAACCTGTCCAG GACAGTGAGGTTCCTCCTGTCCTGACAAAGAGGGCCACACCAGCACAAGTGAAAGCCTGGCTCGAAGACAAGGGCTTCAGCAAAAT CACTGTACGCTGTCTGGGTGGGCTGAGCGGCTCCATGCTGCTGGGGATGACCAGACAGGAGCTGAAGTCGGTCTGTCCAGAGGAAGGAGGGCGAGTCTTCTACCAGTTACAGTTAGTCAAGTCTGCTTTGGCT GTTGCCAGCTTAGAAAGATCAACTTGA
- the eps8l3a gene encoding epidermal growth factor receptor kinase substrate 8-like protein 3 isoform X4: MYRSNSPFGHDTSSYAGSIPSTGYSTMDEVSSQVSGLSRPSAKSIYLQRMDYATSLNKMMDKFQYRVEHLFTCELDGREMRNIRDCVERLKLLEEMGRVWGQNMLLEVRDANLLLTDIESKEELDSLALSDIHDLQAVLDAGVFNSLLTVSVQQRRKHTTTVYMFQCDDIRADYVQRNLLQALSRKTEDSSIRNEGLTGRERVRASNKPVVEPVPQWSNPDYDDFSEIDLDDDRASTEVPTPLPTYREEPLPPPRPYTELDRNVDILNHIFNDIEIFMGQVAAAEAKNTKKKKKKKKGKDMEGMPSTEEFATCLHKVKCGFNLLGELNGQISNPSAADFVHSLFSTLAFVVPHCPETLSSNIVAPLLTPQCIRLMSEEASTEEDELWQSLGDPWNIPSTQWPEDDEDIPTYTLVFFDGWQPPEVNEEPGPGEPVRRQASMRRQENQPPAPSQASKWTSPRSPQQARPGERKKMRVKHDFTSRNMRELTVRKGEMVELLDMSKQWWKVRNNRGEEGFVPNNILESDEDKPVQDSEVPPVLTKRATPAQVKAWLEDKGFSKITVRCLGGLSGSMLLGMTRQELKSVCPEEGGRVFYQLQLVKSALAVASLERST, from the exons ATGTACAGGTCTAACAGTCCCTTTGGCCATGACACCAGCAGCTATGCAGGATCCATCCCATCCAC TGGTTATTCCACGATGGATGAGGTGTCATCACAGGTATCAGGCCTGTCAAGGCCCAGTGCAAAGTCAATTTACT TGCAGAGGATGGATTATGCAACATCATTAAACAAGATGATGGATAAATTTCAGTACAGAGTGGAG CACTTATTTACTTGTGAGCTGGATGGGAGGGAGATGAGAAACATCAGAGACTGTGTGGAGCGTctgaagctgctggaggagatgGGTCGTGTGTGGGGTCAGAACATGCTGCTGGAGGTGCGAGATGCCAACCTGCTGCTCACAGACATCGAAAGCAAG gAGGAGCTGGATTCTTTGGCTCTCAGTGACATCCACGACCTACAGGCTGTGCTGGACGCTGGCGTGTTCAACTCCCTGCTCACAGTGTCTGTCCAACAAAGGAGAAAACACACCACTACTGTCTACATGTTCCAGTGTGACGATATCAGG GCTGATTACGTTCAGAGGAATCTCTTACAAGCACTGTCACGCAAGACAGAGGACTCAAGCATCAG GAATGAAGGACTGACTGGACGTGAAAGAGTGAGAGCATCTAACAAACCTGTGGTTGAGCCGGTGCCACAGTGGAGTAATCCTGACTATG ATGATTTCTCTGAGATTGACCTGGACGATGACAGAGCTTCAACAGAGGTACCAACTCCACTGCCAACTTACCGTGAAGAACCTTTACCTCCTCCTCGCCCGTACACAGAGCTGGACAGGAATGTG GATATTTTGAATCATATTTTCAATGACATAGAAATCTTCATGGGACAAGTAGCTGCAGCAGAagctaaaaatacaaagaaaaagaagaaaaagaaaaaaggaaaag aCATGGAGGGAATGCCCAGCACAGAAGAATTTGCTACATGTCTCCATAAAGTCAAATGTGGTTTCAACCTTCTG GGGGAGCTTAATGGACAGATCAGTAATCCCAGTGCTGCTGATTTTGTTCACTCCTTGTTCTCCACATTAGCATTT GTAGTACCTCACTGTCCTGAAACTCTGTCATCGAACATCGTGGCGCCGCTGCTGACGCCTCAATGTATTCGTCTCATGAGTGAAGAGGCGTCTACGGAGGAGGACGAGCTGTGGCAGAGTCTGGGAGACCCCTGGAACATCCCCAG TACCCAGTGGCCAGAGGATGATGAGGACATCCCGACCTACACTCTGGTGTTCTTTGATGGCTGGCAGCCCCCCGAAGTAAATGAAGAACCTGGACCTGGGGAACCTGTAAGGAGACAGGCATCTATGAGGAGACAGGAGAATCAACCACCTGCACCCAGCCAG GCTTCCAAGTGGACATCACCACGTTCTCCACAACAAGCACG CCCAGGTGAGAGAAAGAAGATGCGTGTTAAGCATGATTTCACTTCCAGAAACATGAGAGAGCTCACCGTCAGAAAAGGAGAAATGGTCGAG ctgctggacaTGTCGAAGCAGTGGTGGAAAGTGAGGAACAACAGAGGGGAGGAAGGCTTCGTACCCAATAATATTCTGGAGTCTGATGAGGACAAACCTGTCCAG GACAGTGAGGTTCCTCCTGTCCTGACAAAGAGGGCCACACCAGCACAAGTGAAAGCCTGGCTCGAAGACAAGGGCTTCAGCAAAAT CACTGTACGCTGTCTGGGTGGGCTGAGCGGCTCCATGCTGCTGGGGATGACCAGACAGGAGCTGAAGTCGGTCTGTCCAGAGGAAGGAGGGCGAGTCTTCTACCAGTTACAGTTAGTCAAGTCTGCTTTGGCT GTTGCCAGCTTAGAAAGATCAACTTGA
- the eps8l3a gene encoding epidermal growth factor receptor kinase substrate 8-like protein 3 isoform X1 encodes MYRSNSPFGHDTSSYAGSIPSTGYSTMDEVSSQVSGLSRPSAKSIYLQRMDYATSLNKMMDKFQYRVEHLFTCELDGREMRNIRDCVERLKLLEEMGRVWGQNMLLEVRDANLLLTDIESKEELDSLALSDIHDLQAVLDAGVFNSLLTVSVQQRRKHTTTVYMFQCDDIRADYVQRNLLQALSRKTEDSSISRNEGLTGRERVRASNKPVVEPVPQWSNPDYEDDFSEIDLDDDRASTEVPTPLPTYREEPLPPPRPYTELDRNVDILNHIFNDIEIFMGQVAAAEAKNTKKKKKKKKGKDMEGMPSTEEFATCLHKVKCGFNLLGELNGQISNPSAADFVHSLFSTLAFVVPHCPETLSSNIVAPLLTPQCIRLMSEEASTEEDELWQSLGDPWNIPSTQWPEDDEDIPTYTLVFFDGWQPPEVNEEPGPGEPVRRQASMRRQENQPPAPSQASKWTSPRSPQQARPGERKKMRVKHDFTSRNMRELTVRKGEMVELLDMSKQWWKVRNNRGEEGFVPNNILESDEDKPVQDSEVPPVLTKRATPAQVKAWLEDKGFSKITVRCLGGLSGSMLLGMTRQELKSVCPEEGGRVFYQLQLVKSALAVASLERST; translated from the exons ATGTACAGGTCTAACAGTCCCTTTGGCCATGACACCAGCAGCTATGCAGGATCCATCCCATCCAC TGGTTATTCCACGATGGATGAGGTGTCATCACAGGTATCAGGCCTGTCAAGGCCCAGTGCAAAGTCAATTTACT TGCAGAGGATGGATTATGCAACATCATTAAACAAGATGATGGATAAATTTCAGTACAGAGTGGAG CACTTATTTACTTGTGAGCTGGATGGGAGGGAGATGAGAAACATCAGAGACTGTGTGGAGCGTctgaagctgctggaggagatgGGTCGTGTGTGGGGTCAGAACATGCTGCTGGAGGTGCGAGATGCCAACCTGCTGCTCACAGACATCGAAAGCAAG gAGGAGCTGGATTCTTTGGCTCTCAGTGACATCCACGACCTACAGGCTGTGCTGGACGCTGGCGTGTTCAACTCCCTGCTCACAGTGTCTGTCCAACAAAGGAGAAAACACACCACTACTGTCTACATGTTCCAGTGTGACGATATCAGG GCTGATTACGTTCAGAGGAATCTCTTACAAGCACTGTCACGCAAGACAGAGGACTCAAGCATCAG CAGGAATGAAGGACTGACTGGACGTGAAAGAGTGAGAGCATCTAACAAACCTGTGGTTGAGCCGGTGCCACAGTGGAGTAATCCTGACTATG AAGATGATTTCTCTGAGATTGACCTGGACGATGACAGAGCTTCAACAGAGGTACCAACTCCACTGCCAACTTACCGTGAAGAACCTTTACCTCCTCCTCGCCCGTACACAGAGCTGGACAGGAATGTG GATATTTTGAATCATATTTTCAATGACATAGAAATCTTCATGGGACAAGTAGCTGCAGCAGAagctaaaaatacaaagaaaaagaagaaaaagaaaaaaggaaaag aCATGGAGGGAATGCCCAGCACAGAAGAATTTGCTACATGTCTCCATAAAGTCAAATGTGGTTTCAACCTTCTG GGGGAGCTTAATGGACAGATCAGTAATCCCAGTGCTGCTGATTTTGTTCACTCCTTGTTCTCCACATTAGCATTT GTAGTACCTCACTGTCCTGAAACTCTGTCATCGAACATCGTGGCGCCGCTGCTGACGCCTCAATGTATTCGTCTCATGAGTGAAGAGGCGTCTACGGAGGAGGACGAGCTGTGGCAGAGTCTGGGAGACCCCTGGAACATCCCCAG TACCCAGTGGCCAGAGGATGATGAGGACATCCCGACCTACACTCTGGTGTTCTTTGATGGCTGGCAGCCCCCCGAAGTAAATGAAGAACCTGGACCTGGGGAACCTGTAAGGAGACAGGCATCTATGAGGAGACAGGAGAATCAACCACCTGCACCCAGCCAG GCTTCCAAGTGGACATCACCACGTTCTCCACAACAAGCACG CCCAGGTGAGAGAAAGAAGATGCGTGTTAAGCATGATTTCACTTCCAGAAACATGAGAGAGCTCACCGTCAGAAAAGGAGAAATGGTCGAG ctgctggacaTGTCGAAGCAGTGGTGGAAAGTGAGGAACAACAGAGGGGAGGAAGGCTTCGTACCCAATAATATTCTGGAGTCTGATGAGGACAAACCTGTCCAG GACAGTGAGGTTCCTCCTGTCCTGACAAAGAGGGCCACACCAGCACAAGTGAAAGCCTGGCTCGAAGACAAGGGCTTCAGCAAAAT CACTGTACGCTGTCTGGGTGGGCTGAGCGGCTCCATGCTGCTGGGGATGACCAGACAGGAGCTGAAGTCGGTCTGTCCAGAGGAAGGAGGGCGAGTCTTCTACCAGTTACAGTTAGTCAAGTCTGCTTTGGCT GTTGCCAGCTTAGAAAGATCAACTTGA
- the eps8l3a gene encoding epidermal growth factor receptor kinase substrate 8-like protein 3 isoform X3: MYRSNSPFGHDTSSYAGSIPSTGYSTMDEVSSQVSGLSRPSAKSIYLQRMDYATSLNKMMDKFQYRVEHLFTCELDGREMRNIRDCVERLKLLEEMGRVWGQNMLLEVRDANLLLTDIESKEELDSLALSDIHDLQAVLDAGVFNSLLTVSVQQRRKHTTTVYMFQCDDIRADYVQRNLLQALSRKTEDSSIRNEGLTGRERVRASNKPVVEPVPQWSNPDYEDDFSEIDLDDDRASTEVPTPLPTYREEPLPPPRPYTELDRNVDILNHIFNDIEIFMGQVAAAEAKNTKKKKKKKKGKDMEGMPSTEEFATCLHKVKCGFNLLGELNGQISNPSAADFVHSLFSTLAFVVPHCPETLSSNIVAPLLTPQCIRLMSEEASTEEDELWQSLGDPWNIPSTQWPEDDEDIPTYTLVFFDGWQPPEVNEEPGPGEPVRRQASMRRQENQPPAPSQASKWTSPRSPQQARPGERKKMRVKHDFTSRNMRELTVRKGEMVELLDMSKQWWKVRNNRGEEGFVPNNILESDEDKPVQDSEVPPVLTKRATPAQVKAWLEDKGFSKITVRCLGGLSGSMLLGMTRQELKSVCPEEGGRVFYQLQLVKSALAVASLERST, from the exons ATGTACAGGTCTAACAGTCCCTTTGGCCATGACACCAGCAGCTATGCAGGATCCATCCCATCCAC TGGTTATTCCACGATGGATGAGGTGTCATCACAGGTATCAGGCCTGTCAAGGCCCAGTGCAAAGTCAATTTACT TGCAGAGGATGGATTATGCAACATCATTAAACAAGATGATGGATAAATTTCAGTACAGAGTGGAG CACTTATTTACTTGTGAGCTGGATGGGAGGGAGATGAGAAACATCAGAGACTGTGTGGAGCGTctgaagctgctggaggagatgGGTCGTGTGTGGGGTCAGAACATGCTGCTGGAGGTGCGAGATGCCAACCTGCTGCTCACAGACATCGAAAGCAAG gAGGAGCTGGATTCTTTGGCTCTCAGTGACATCCACGACCTACAGGCTGTGCTGGACGCTGGCGTGTTCAACTCCCTGCTCACAGTGTCTGTCCAACAAAGGAGAAAACACACCACTACTGTCTACATGTTCCAGTGTGACGATATCAGG GCTGATTACGTTCAGAGGAATCTCTTACAAGCACTGTCACGCAAGACAGAGGACTCAAGCATCAG GAATGAAGGACTGACTGGACGTGAAAGAGTGAGAGCATCTAACAAACCTGTGGTTGAGCCGGTGCCACAGTGGAGTAATCCTGACTATG AAGATGATTTCTCTGAGATTGACCTGGACGATGACAGAGCTTCAACAGAGGTACCAACTCCACTGCCAACTTACCGTGAAGAACCTTTACCTCCTCCTCGCCCGTACACAGAGCTGGACAGGAATGTG GATATTTTGAATCATATTTTCAATGACATAGAAATCTTCATGGGACAAGTAGCTGCAGCAGAagctaaaaatacaaagaaaaagaagaaaaagaaaaaaggaaaag aCATGGAGGGAATGCCCAGCACAGAAGAATTTGCTACATGTCTCCATAAAGTCAAATGTGGTTTCAACCTTCTG GGGGAGCTTAATGGACAGATCAGTAATCCCAGTGCTGCTGATTTTGTTCACTCCTTGTTCTCCACATTAGCATTT GTAGTACCTCACTGTCCTGAAACTCTGTCATCGAACATCGTGGCGCCGCTGCTGACGCCTCAATGTATTCGTCTCATGAGTGAAGAGGCGTCTACGGAGGAGGACGAGCTGTGGCAGAGTCTGGGAGACCCCTGGAACATCCCCAG TACCCAGTGGCCAGAGGATGATGAGGACATCCCGACCTACACTCTGGTGTTCTTTGATGGCTGGCAGCCCCCCGAAGTAAATGAAGAACCTGGACCTGGGGAACCTGTAAGGAGACAGGCATCTATGAGGAGACAGGAGAATCAACCACCTGCACCCAGCCAG GCTTCCAAGTGGACATCACCACGTTCTCCACAACAAGCACG CCCAGGTGAGAGAAAGAAGATGCGTGTTAAGCATGATTTCACTTCCAGAAACATGAGAGAGCTCACCGTCAGAAAAGGAGAAATGGTCGAG ctgctggacaTGTCGAAGCAGTGGTGGAAAGTGAGGAACAACAGAGGGGAGGAAGGCTTCGTACCCAATAATATTCTGGAGTCTGATGAGGACAAACCTGTCCAG GACAGTGAGGTTCCTCCTGTCCTGACAAAGAGGGCCACACCAGCACAAGTGAAAGCCTGGCTCGAAGACAAGGGCTTCAGCAAAAT CACTGTACGCTGTCTGGGTGGGCTGAGCGGCTCCATGCTGCTGGGGATGACCAGACAGGAGCTGAAGTCGGTCTGTCCAGAGGAAGGAGGGCGAGTCTTCTACCAGTTACAGTTAGTCAAGTCTGCTTTGGCT GTTGCCAGCTTAGAAAGATCAACTTGA